The DNA window TCTCTTTAATGCCGAAACaatttctattttttgtttCTGGATCTGGATGCGTTTAGATATTCCTTTCGTTGAGTTTTATTAATTGAGAATATTATATGATCAGACTTCCAAACTACTTCCAAGCTTACTTTTGTAAATCTTATCTCCtcggaattttttttttacttatattcatattcaaatatttatttagaaaaatacaTTTGATCCTAATGATAGATCCTGGTATTTTGCAATAGGGTTTGAGTGATGTCATGTATTTGTGGAATAGTAGTAGACTCTTTGTTTTGTATGTGATGCTTTATGATTATCAagaaatattatgaatattcaTGCGGCATATGGTAAGATTAAAGTATGTAGAATAGGATAAGTGTTAGTTTGATAAATATGTTTGTTAGTATCTAGTAAGATTATGactatttattagtattttgatgCCTAGGATTGACTCTAAATGTATTTAtggtttttctattttaaagtttaaatttatgtaatctTAGTTTTTAAGTAGAATAGATTTAAATCAGGTTATTTGGAGTTAGAATAAAATAGAAGGTAagttggttgatgatttgaaacaTGGGATAGATTAACACATCCTCAATACCTTTTTGGTCGCCATATTGTAATTGTGGATTGGTCGCCATTAATTGCAATTGTGAAATATGAAATCAGCATATGATACATATAaaccttatttaattttatttattttgcagaaCGTGGTATATTTTTAATGGATGATAACAGTTTAGTACaagtaaaaaaagaatattactTCTTGATGTGATAACTCAAACCACTATTGCAATTGTGGATTGGTTACAAGAACAACATATACCGAGAGTTCCACGATATGACACTAAGGAAAATAAtgcattaagaaaaatattgttaaaaagaTTATATGGAGAAAAAGACAAAACTTGTTTTGACTTATTACGATTCATAAAACACAGTTTCACTATGTTTTGTGAATTGTTGCGTGAAAAAGGTTTACAAGATAATAGCAATGTGACGGTTGAAGAATCTATAGCCATGTTCTTACTTGTATTGGGACATGGAGTAAAACTTCGGGTGCTTGGAGGTATCTATATTCGTTCATTAGAGACAATTAGTAGGCGCTTTCATGAAGTACTACGCTTGGTTCTCAGTTTAAGTAAGAATTTTATAAGATTACCTAATCAAGTTGGAGGTGGTTCAAGGTTAGTACCAAAATTAAGTTTGACATATGTTTGtagattattttagaaattatatagtttgattttaaattttttaggaTTGTCTTGGAGCTTTGGATGGAACAcatgttgagatgactattccACTTAAGGCTCAAGGTAGATATCGAAATAGGAAACAATAGATAACAACTAATGTTTTGGGAGTATGTGATAGAAAGAGTTTGAAATTTCTTTATGTTCTTCCTGAATGGGAAGGTTCATCATCAGATTCAAAAGTTTTACGAAGTGCATTAGTGAGAGAAAGGGATCCATTTCTTGTGCCGACTggtattgttttttaaaatttatttatattagtagCATTAAGAAGatactaataaatttgaattttatttaggaAATTATTATATAGTTGATGCTAGATATGCAAATACTCCAGGATTTTTAGCTCCTTATCGTTCTACTCGTTATCACCTAAATGAATGGTCAAGTCATGGTAATCGTCCTTCTAACTATAAGGAATTATTTAACCTATGACACTCTTTAGCAAGAAATTCAGTAGAGAGAACATTTGGATTGCTGAAAAAACGATGGGCAGTACTTCGTCAACCATTATTTTTTGGTACTAATACACAGGtgaatttttataacataattataagaattggttatattattttcttgacATAGatacacaaatatttatttcaataattaatttacttgAATGACAGGTTCGTATTATTAATgcttgttgtgttcttcataaCTACATTCGTGAAATTGCAAGTGAATTGGATTATCCATTGTTGCATGAGGTTGATTATGATTTGTCACAACAATCAAATGAAGTATTTGATGTGGACTATGAAGATGTCATAACAAATGTACAAGGTGGTAGTCAATGGACAAATTTTAGGGATGATATGGCAATGGAGATGTATAGTCAATATCAAGTTAGGAGTGGTAGAACTTAGTTACATGTTTTTAGTGATTTCATATCTACTTGAACAGTTTTAGTTTATGTTAAACTAGTATATAATTGTGGTGATGTGTATCTTcttttatcaatataaaatctttgttgGTCTCTTTTCTAATCAATCTTATATTTTCACTctctattttgaaaaaataaagagaatgaAGACTAAATTGTATCTCAAATGGACATAAATGATGGATAATGTGCTAACAAATGTATTTCTTGAGCAACATAATTTGGGAAATCATCCTCCTAACGGATGGAAATTTGTTGCATATGCTATTGCGGTTAGTGCATTACACAATCAATGTAATGTTAATGTTAGTAGGGAAAATATACAATCGCGACTTAAGACTTGGGATAAACATTACATTGTTATAAGTGCTATGCTTGGTACGAGTGGATTTGGATGGGATTGGGATAGAAAAGTGGTGAAAGTGGATGGTGAAGAAGTATGGACAGCTTATGTCAaggtatatttatttatgttgcttgaattcttattttaagataacacttatatatatattttttgtgacTTGTTTATAGGCACACCCAGATGCGAGTCATTATAGAAGTAAAATTGTTGGAAATTGGGAAGATTTGTCAATTATTTGTGGACAAGATAAAGCTAATGGAAGTGGAGCTGAAACGGCTGATGAAGGCGCAAGAGTTATGTTTGAAGATATAGAGAGttgttcaaaattaaataaagagtcAACTAGTGTAGAACGACCTTCTAAAAGAACTCGTCATAATGATATGGTCACTGCAATATCCAAGATGGCTGACGTGGTTGGTAAGGCATACAATATTGACAAGACAAGTGCTCAACAAGTTTTTGATGAACTATCAAAAATTTCAGACTTAGAGGAGACACAATTTCTACAAGCTATTGATGTACTCACAACAAACGAGAGGAAGTACGAAGTGTTTCAAACAATCCCTGAGCGTATGAGGCGTGCATGGATTTTGTTACAAATGAAGAAGTGATCATCAAGTTACGAGATTTCCAATTTCttattttgtgtttcttttgttATTAAGACTATTTTTATCTCATATATGGGTAGGGAGATACTTTAACTTATTGCAtacaaaattatacatttttctaTGTTACTTTgatcttttatcaaaatattattataacttgtttgatgttatgctattttttagtaaaaaaattgtctcgctgaaaatttgtttgaataagTTGTTTTCTTAttagaatttttgtttaaaatattgatataaagttactttgaattatttgtcaaaattatgttcataaaataatttcttccaaacaaaataattggaattgaattacaattctatcatttttccaaacatgggaattgaaattgaattacaattctataattttccaaaacataagaattgaattgtaattcaatgccaattctcatggaattggaattagaattccaatgccaattccaatttcaattctccctcatcaaacacacccttataTTAAAAGGCATGATATTCAAGAATGGATATAtgttggattttttattttcctcttcccTATTACCcttattatttgttttcatcTTCTTGTATCTTTTTCTCGCTTTGGATGATTTAGAGCTAACTTTAATTCATTTTCTCTATGGCGTTTTATTAGACTCTGTATTGGGGTAGTTGTTTGTTGACCATACATGTGTGTGGCCTCTTGTCTTCATCCGAGATTCTAATAACCACATATTGGGCTGCTCCATTTAGAGAGTGAGGCATCGGGGTATAGCTTGCACACATGATTGGGTTAGAACTGTCAACATAATGACTTCTTAGTTTGACAGTAACCACTTTCGTGATAGAGGAACAAAATCACAAATATTGCTTTCAATCTTAGCAACAAGCATCTCAACTTTGCCATCATTTTGCCAAAGTCGCATGAAGGGGATCTTGCTATAATCTCATGATTGATTGAAAGATTGGGATAAAATTATTCCCAACAAGGTTTGTTTAATTGCACAGTTAAGGTTGGATATCTAAATGTttgaatttctattttttttaaacctagTTTTGTGAATCGTTAACCCTAGGTTCTTGAACTAATATTCCCACTCAAACTTGAGCAGTTGTAACTGAATTCTCTAGTGGATTCGATCGATATATAAGTCGAACTCACCTCATAAATCAAGGGCATGAATAAATTTGTGAaagttttgtcttatttctCAACTAAATTTGTGGATCTTCATCTTAAAACTCTTGAACTGTTAGGCACTATcaatattctcttctcacccctGCTACTTCTTCTTCTCGAAACTCTtgaattattacttttatattgtTCCGCTGCACATAATATCATCAATGAAGTTGTTCTGTAAAAAATGAAAACGAAGTGTAGAAAtttgaagagaaaaaatattatttagattgtgagtttaaatgagaaaatcatatatttaaagAACATTgagtctaataaaatataaagactCACAACACTCAACATGTTGAGTGTAAACAAAGCAACATGTTGAGTGTAAACAAAGCAACATGTTGAGTGCAAGTAATTGCATAATTCTAAACTCCCCTCAAGTTGGGTATAAGATATTGAGAGTACCCAACTTGTCACATAATTCTTCGAAATTCCACTTTGAATGTCAATTATTCCAATAAATTTCATGATTTTGTaacaaaaaaatagttataaatcaatgtcatgtacctatcgagagatagggttttggtttaaTTGCATAAAAACGGTAtaatgtatctatcgagagatagagttttggttgaatcgtataaaaacgatgtcatatacatatcgagagatatgtttttggttgaatcaatttaaaaagatgtcatgtacctatcaaaacATTGAgtgcatcaagcatcaagcatcaaacatcaaacatcaaacatcaaacatcaaacatcaaacatcaaacatcaaacatcaaatatcaaatatcaaacatcaaacatcaaacatcaaacatcaaacatcaaacatcaaacatcaaacatcaaacatcaaacatcaaacatcaaacttCAAATATCAAACATCAAATATCAATCATCAaacaacaaacaacaaacatCAAACATTAAACTTAAGcataatgcttgatgcttaatgcttgttgattgatgcttaatgcttgttGATTGATTCTTggtgcttgattcttgatgcttgatttttCTTACTTGTAGtttgatgcttaatgtttaatgcttaaacCGCATCGGGGCATCTAGCCAACATaatcctaaaccctaatcctaacttaatgcttaatgtttaatgattAAGCATCAACTTACATGGCgatgtataaaaacaatgtcatatatACTTATACGAATTTACACAAAAGAATCTGATCAAACCTTTAACTCTTAGAGAGGGTGAAGAGTTCCTTGGAATGTTTAAAAGTGCGTAATGTGCATACCATCAGATGAAAGGTCATTCTATTGAGATAGAGTCATGTATATTTGTTGAGCCTACActtcataaaatatttgttttcttttttttacagAACAACATATACGTTGAAGTATCAATAAATTAGAGATACTTGATGTTAATCTACACAAACTTGTTGAGCAAATTATGGACACCTTGTGTTGTGCAAATTATTCCCCGGAGAATTCAtaaccaatattttaataatatagataatatatattaaaattatttttattatattatttatataacataagaattagaattgaaattgaattataattttatatttttttcaaacatgaaTTAAACTGTAATTCATTAATTCTtggggaattggaattagaattttaatgcCAATTTCAGTTCCAATTCTTATTTCAATTCCACATATCCAAACAGACCCTAATTGAAGATAATTCCATCGGAAACTTGTGCCAAGGAAGTTAAATCAAAATTCTGCATTTACTTTTGACATATAcctatatatgatattttatggCAAGTTAACTCACATGATTGTAAGATATAGACATAGCTTCATGTGGTAAGACCATCATTGTCTATGTTAAGGAAATAGACATAGCTTCATGTGGTAAGACCATCATTGTCTATGTTAAGGAAATAGCAGGAAATTGGGAATGCCAAGGATTATGATTAAAAATGGAAACTAGTAATTATGTAAATTGgaatatttaatattcattCATAATGCACATTACTAGTTAATATAGTTGAGCATTTAGATTCCCCAAATCTAGTCTCTTACATTCTACATGGTAATAGAGCTTCTAGTTACAActtaagagttttttttgttgCATTTGATAATGGTTGTCGTAACCATTGGTGGGGGATTTATTGGTCCATTTAGTATTTGTTTTACATCATGTTTTCACTTTATCTTATTTCTTCGTTAACTATGGATGTAAAATATactctttatttttatgaaaatggaTATGTGAGGTCATGAGTCTTGAActctaccaactgagctaaAAAAGAAGAATTATATAgagaattaaacatataaaaaaggTCTGAAAATACCATCTCCAGCtattgaaaacaaaacaaaatgagcAAAAGATGAAGCTGATAGAAATGTAATGAGCTTAAGATAGTGAAGACACCCTAAACAAGTCAGTCTGGAGATGAGACCATCAAGAGAAAACAATAGAGGCAGAGACAAAACCAAGAGAACGGGACATATCGAAGCCGTTAAGCGGGAGACACAGAGGAGAATGGGAGATAAGGCCTAAAGTAAGATGCGAAGGCATTACTACTGTTAAACCTAAAAGTATGTTGTAAATCCATGTTTGCTAACATAGAATTGAAGGGGAGATTTGTatattacatattataatacatttttttgggggaaaacggttaaaaccattttattaaaatctcaaaagtgggagggtcataaatcaaatctagacaaaccctagctatgattaagaatgacaatcaaaagaccctaaaaaaactgattagtatcattcatacattctaaaaaaacagagattacaaacagaaaagactatATTCAAACCTAACTATCTCAGCCTAGGATTTTCGCATGCtatctatcttcattgagaggccttcttcctcttcctcttccccttcctctaaCGTtgtaaggagattgtattgaagaggatgagtattgttgtttctcattttgaattctctctatgtacgagcccgttctgatttgatagaaagaattatttctgaaaatttcaaggcttttacctttgttatcttcaacttgaatttctgtgtttttgtcttcattatcttcggcttcagcttcatactccacatcggttttggaattttctttatcggcttttgaattctctgttttagctttgaaattttgggtgtcttcctcttgagtttcctcaacaacaacttgaggttcatcttccatttccatAATGATCCTTCgcattacagaaaattttcttttcctattCACCTTGATTCCTTTTACTTTCGTTCCTTCACTGTTTTCCTTTTTCCTagaatccttcttgctttcttctacaactgtttgatctttgagtttggcCTCCTATGTTTCCTTCTTTTTATGTTCTACTTCCTGACTTTTCTTGTTTTTCTACTCTTCTTCTTTAACTTCATCATATTTATTGTGCAAGAAAGTATTACAGAAAGCACACatttttggtttccattcataagagatctccatgatATTGTGCTTTCCTCATCTGTCAACAACTACCATTTTCATTGGTAGGACACtcctaggatgcacttcaatgctaattaTAGCAAATGATAAGttctctcctccttcagttattgggtccatatataatggtttcccaattgtacttgcaaaatgactaattgcttcagcattgtacatgtgggctaGAATGTTCCAAAGTTTGAACAAAATGTGGGttgtttcttttggtttgctttgtagattcatctcttctgaccacttttccagcttcatgcaatttgatcctatgtaagtatgccctttctccaagatttctttcaaatttgagcCCTTTTGAACTGCAGgaagtagagatcatgtatatttgcaGAAGCTTTTTCAAGCCCATTTTCTTCCCACTATTTAATTAGAGCCTCTTTGGTATATGaaaatgatactttatttttcccaatgaagtttccaaccacTACAAACTCCtagtcttcaatacatttctcctctattttagaaggcagtttgaattcaaaaatagagttgagtacctctatctttgtttggatatcccccaagtagatttttcctttgtaggcatgatcttcagatttcttttctgttttattcttccatacctcgttgactttcTATGTTGAATTACTCTTGATAATGTACGTCTTggttttgggagccttcatcagcTCATTCATTAcatcaactgaccatttaactatTTCTTCATATTCTGTTTTCTTCAGTAAATTCAAGTTTttgagataatgaatattgagttggattGTTATTTGCTGAGCtttctctttactgattgtGATTTCACCCTTCTTAGAATGCATTAGGAGTTTGGTAATCTAGTTTTTAAGACCAGACATgttggctctttcattataaccaacatTCCAAATTACTTctttcttcccctgttttcatgcaacattttcttcagaatttttagCAGAAATTGGTTCCTTACCTTTGCTGCATTCCTGTTTTTCCTGGATTATTTCTTCAGCAAtcatatcaattttcttttcagccacctcccttaaaccttccattacaaattctttgacttccttatacttattgtttttctttcttcccattttaatgaagaacATAACAAAGCAACAAGGAAATTGAGAAGAACAATTACAGAATATGGTATACCAGAAACCCTAACTATACAGAACAGGGTAAACCAGAAACcataaccttccaaccaagctcTGTAGATGAATGACCGACCTAGCAATTAGAGCCGatatcgtgtcgttcgtgccgattgtgccgattgtgcACACGTTTGACAATCGACACTGAGCAACTAACAACGTGATAACAGTAAGCGAACCGCGACCTTGATATCGTGCAAATCGTGCTGATCGTGACGTTTGTGCCGATCGCGTCGATCGTGCCGTTTGTGCCGATCGTATAATTCGTCTATTCGTGATGAAAGAATTTGCTGCCGAAAATTTCGCCGAAAACCTAAAATCTCCatagcttttctctctcttctttcatattataatatattacgagattaaaataatatgacatgATTgaagtaatattatttaattagatccTATTAAGGTATAATTATCTTATGGTATTGTAAATAGACAAAAACATGTtctcaataatataattactcTTTTGTTTTCGACAGTTTCCAAAATAGTAATGAAAATCGGTGCAATGTAAATAGGCACCCATCCAGGTAAAAACTGTGCATGCTCCATTACAATGCAGATGTCATAGCCAGAAAATCTCATTGAGAAAGGAGAGAGAGATAACATGCCTGAGCTTCTCCACAGGAACACAACCAAGATTAATATGGCATTCTGGACAGGAATCAATATCTTCATCAGACAGTTTTTCATATATACATTTCCTGCAAACTGGTCAAAAAATCCAAGCCACAAACAACGTTAGAAAATTTTTGTTAAACGAAAAACTCCATACTTTTGGGTACAAATAGTTCTAATGATATGAGTAATTTGATATCAAAGTTGTGTCTTCCCAACAAAATGTTCATTTATGGTTATATTggaagtatttatttaattagactcttttattttcttatacatTGTTGTTATTGTAATAGTTAAGCATTCCAAACCAATCACAAAATATATCAATCTAGATTTTCGTGCGATACAAACGGACAAATATATAAGTGAAATAATTaagacataaaattaaaaaaaattaaaatttttataaaaaataaattgaatcacattatataatatattaatgatttctatattcaatagtttaaaattttttttatcaaatacaataaacataaatttttattttaattaaattttgttatataaaaatcaatacatttaagttccattttttttatttacatctttacgtgtgaattataaaaaattaataatcatttcaattttattacataaattttaccattatactgtgttttaacattaattttataatatcataattgttatgcactatatatattaaatatataagtttgaaattttttaatattgttctttcatttattccactttttaatattgtgtggagttatttattctcatatttattataattttttttatagaaatttttttagatacaaatgaaataaattattataaaaataatattttagcaaaatatatttgtattttttctcttttgaacATAATTATTTCGGCTTCTATTTTGTTCTCTAAAAAATTTTAGAAACAgtttattatcaattaaaaaatcaaaatgttaattaaaatatatgtgaaatatctattaaaaaataatactgaaccat is part of the Impatiens glandulifera chromosome 1, dImpGla2.1, whole genome shotgun sequence genome and encodes:
- the LOC124934557 gene encoding uncharacterized protein LOC124934557 produces the protein MFCELLREKGLQDNSNVTVEESIAMFLLVLGHGVKLRVLGGIYIRSLETISRRFHEDCLGALDGTHVEMTIPLKAQGSSSDSKVLRSALVRERDPFLVPTGFLAPYRSTRYHLNEWSSHARNSVERTFGLLKKRWAVLRQPLFFGTNTQVRIINACCVLHNYIREIASELDYPLLHEVDYDLSQQSNEVFDVDYEDVITNVQGGSQWTNFRDDMAMEMYSQYQVRSGRT
- the LOC124934568 gene encoding uncharacterized protein At2g29880-like translates to MDNVLTNVFLEQHNLGNHPPNGWKFVAYAIAVSALHNQCNVNVSRENIQSRLKTWDKHYIVISAMLGTSGFGWDWDRKVVKVDGEEVWTAYVKAHPDASHYRSKIVGNWEDLSIICGQDKANGSGAETADEGARVMFEDIESCSKLNKESTSVERPSKRTRHNDMVTAISKMADVVGKAYNIDKTSAQQVFDELSKISDLEETQFLQAIDVLTTNERKYEVFQTIPERMRRAWILLQMKK